A portion of the Acidobacteriaceae bacterium genome contains these proteins:
- the cas8c gene encoding type I-C CRISPR-associated protein Cas8c/Csd1, giving the protein MSWLQRLVETYDACFGKSAYVKLALTPINHVEQQAHLEITLDKDGEFLRASVVPKEATLIPATEASAGRTSGPVAHPLCDKLRYVAKDYGSNDHELYRSALDAWVKYSEHPKLKAIKSYVAKGTTVHDLVAAGIVVMQSDGTLESAWNDGPSPLAKLLTADPKTKLRDQGNALVRWKVELAGSLQHSVWEDTELQKSWAEFHTTLPAEEGFSLYEGENRPLALSHPKRLRHGGDGAKLISSNDSGGFTFRGRFMSAKEAYGLSAEATQKAHNALRWLIARQGYRNGDQVIVAWSVQHVTRIPLLADSRALLGEEDEDVEEGYAECSPPSITPENSAGDVGQEYALRLKSAMQGYRSHIGDSDNIVVMSLDAATPGRMAIVYYRELTGSELLARIERWHSLLAWQQNFGKDHHFVGAPAPRDIAEAAYGRRVDDKLRRATVERLLPCIVDGTPLPRDLVLSCVQRATNRIGMERWEFERVLGIACSLYRGSHPQEFPSMSLDEARTSRDYLYGRLLAVADNIESMALSIAREPRETNAARFTQRFADHPYTTWRTLELQLRPYIARLNGSRYVGALKLRQQLLDRIYSSFETVNGESTFLDNRRLSGEFLLGFHSQREALRPSRDAASATTTTQTDVEGDTE; this is encoded by the coding sequence ATGAGCTGGCTTCAGAGATTAGTAGAGACCTATGACGCCTGCTTCGGGAAATCTGCTTATGTCAAACTCGCGTTGACTCCTATCAATCACGTCGAGCAACAGGCGCACTTAGAAATTACGCTGGATAAAGATGGAGAGTTCCTACGAGCCAGCGTTGTCCCCAAAGAGGCTACCTTGATTCCTGCGACCGAAGCATCAGCCGGACGCACCTCTGGGCCCGTTGCCCATCCTCTTTGTGACAAGCTACGATACGTCGCAAAAGATTATGGTTCTAACGATCATGAACTCTATCGATCGGCGCTGGATGCCTGGGTAAAGTATTCTGAGCACCCAAAGCTCAAAGCCATCAAAAGCTATGTGGCCAAGGGAACAACGGTCCATGATCTAGTTGCTGCCGGGATTGTCGTCATGCAATCCGACGGCACTCTCGAGTCAGCGTGGAACGATGGCCCATCTCCGTTGGCCAAGCTTCTGACAGCCGATCCGAAGACAAAGCTGCGTGATCAGGGAAATGCTCTCGTCCGCTGGAAGGTAGAACTTGCGGGAAGTCTGCAACACTCCGTATGGGAAGATACGGAGCTGCAGAAGAGCTGGGCAGAGTTTCACACAACGCTACCCGCTGAAGAAGGCTTTAGCCTTTATGAGGGAGAGAACAGGCCCCTGGCGCTAAGTCATCCGAAACGTCTTCGCCATGGAGGAGATGGAGCTAAGCTCATCTCCTCAAACGATAGTGGAGGCTTCACGTTTCGTGGACGCTTCATGTCTGCCAAAGAAGCTTATGGTCTGAGCGCAGAAGCAACGCAGAAGGCGCATAACGCGCTGCGCTGGCTGATCGCACGGCAAGGGTATCGCAATGGTGACCAGGTGATCGTCGCCTGGTCTGTGCAGCATGTCACGCGCATCCCCTTGCTGGCTGACTCACGCGCCTTACTTGGCGAGGAAGACGAGGACGTGGAAGAGGGTTACGCGGAGTGCTCTCCACCAAGCATTACTCCCGAAAACTCTGCGGGTGACGTGGGTCAGGAGTATGCTCTGCGACTGAAGAGTGCCATGCAGGGATATCGCAGCCACATCGGGGACTCAGACAATATCGTGGTCATGAGTCTGGATGCAGCGACGCCCGGCCGCATGGCCATTGTGTACTATCGCGAACTCACAGGTTCGGAGTTGCTGGCACGTATCGAGAGGTGGCATAGCCTGCTCGCCTGGCAGCAGAACTTTGGCAAGGACCATCACTTCGTTGGCGCTCCTGCACCACGCGACATCGCCGAAGCTGCTTATGGCCGGCGTGTCGACGACAAGCTGCGACGTGCCACCGTAGAACGACTGCTCCCATGCATCGTCGATGGCACGCCGCTGCCTCGCGATCTCGTGCTGTCGTGTGTGCAGCGGGCTACCAACCGCATCGGCATGGAGCGCTGGGAGTTTGAGCGCGTCCTCGGCATTGCCTGTTCCCTTTACCGCGGATCCCATCCGCAGGAGTTTCCATCGATGAGTCTTGATGAAGCCCGAACGAGCCGAGATTATCTGTACGGCCGCCTGCTTGCCGTTGCCGACAATATCGAGAGCATGGCCCTCAGCATTGCGCGTGAACCTCGCGAGACCAATGCAGCTCGGTTTACGCAGCGATTTGCCGATCACCCTTACACCACATGGCGAACGCTCGAGTTGCAGCTTCGCCCCTATATTGCTCGGCTTAATGGATCACGCTACGTCGGTGCTCTGAAGTTACGGCAGCAGCTTCTTGACCGTATCTATTCGAGCTTCGAAACAGTCAACGGAGAAAGCACGTTTCTCGATAACCGCCGCCTCTCCGGCGAGTTCCTGCTGGGTTTCCATAGCCAACGCGAAGCACTGCGACCGTCCCGGGACGCCGCTTCCGCCACGACCACAACACAAACAGACGTTGAAGGAGATACCGAGTGA
- the cas7c gene encoding type I-C CRISPR-associated protein Cas7/Csd2 yields the protein MSSLSHKIDFAVIVHVHNANPNGDPLNGNRPRTDYNGTGEITDVCLKRKLRDRLSDAGESIFVQSDDRKTDDATSLADRAVKVLGAAFGGSETAKKACETWIDVRAFGQLFAMKPQKNKKAKDVGEEDGNGAGVSIPIRGPVTVQSAFSIEPVDITSTQITKSVSGEGDGTKRGSDTMGMKHRVDKAVYVFFGSMNPQLAQRTGFSDADAEAIKSVLPKLFENDASSARPEGSMSVSKLLWWKHNSAAGQYSSARVHSTVSVEPNGSYKLSNLDGLAPEEIDGF from the coding sequence GTGAGCAGCCTTTCCCATAAGATCGATTTCGCCGTAATTGTGCATGTTCACAATGCAAATCCTAATGGCGATCCCCTGAACGGCAACCGCCCGCGCACCGACTATAACGGCACGGGAGAGATTACCGATGTGTGCCTGAAGAGGAAGCTTCGCGACCGTTTGTCCGATGCAGGCGAGAGTATCTTCGTGCAATCTGACGACCGAAAGACTGATGATGCCACCAGCCTGGCTGATCGCGCGGTCAAAGTGCTTGGCGCGGCCTTTGGAGGTTCTGAGACTGCGAAGAAAGCCTGCGAAACGTGGATAGACGTTCGCGCTTTCGGGCAGCTCTTCGCCATGAAGCCACAAAAGAACAAGAAGGCGAAGGATGTTGGAGAAGAAGACGGCAATGGTGCCGGAGTTTCCATTCCGATACGCGGACCTGTCACGGTGCAGTCAGCGTTCAGCATTGAACCTGTCGACATCACAAGCACGCAAATTACAAAGAGCGTTTCTGGCGAAGGGGACGGAACAAAGCGCGGGAGTGACACCATGGGCATGAAGCACCGTGTCGACAAGGCCGTCTATGTTTTCTTTGGCAGTATGAACCCGCAACTGGCGCAGCGCACAGGCTTCAGCGATGCCGATGCGGAAGCTATCAAGAGCGTGCTGCCAAAGTTATTTGAGAACGACGCGTCCTCTGCGCGTCCCGAAGGCAGCATGTCGGTAAGCAAACTTTTGTGGTGGAAACACAATAGCGCCGCGGGTCAGTACTCCTCCGCAAGAGTCCACAGCACGGTGAGCGTTGAGCCGAATGGCAGCTACAAGCTCTCGAACCTGGACGGTCTTGCACCGGAAGAGATCGACGGCTTCTAA
- the cas4 gene encoding CRISPR-associated protein Cas4 has translation MADGLQLEDALPLSGLQHLAFCPRQWALIHLEQAWAENRLTAEGKVLHERADLPGQSRRGKLRTVRGLMLESRRLRLSGRADVVEFCPQPFPVEYKRGKRKPNDCDVVQLCAQALCLEEMLGVPVADGAIFYGDPRRCMDVSFTVELRARTEELAAEMHRLYTNGITPEATPGKHCRNCSLVDVCLPNATDHVAIATTWKAAQLRALQAEE, from the coding sequence ATGGCCGATGGACTGCAACTCGAGGACGCATTGCCGTTGAGCGGCTTGCAGCATCTTGCTTTCTGTCCACGCCAATGGGCGTTGATCCATCTGGAGCAGGCGTGGGCGGAAAACCGCCTGACCGCCGAAGGCAAAGTACTACATGAGCGGGCAGACTTGCCGGGGCAAAGCCGTCGAGGGAAGCTGCGCACGGTGCGCGGGCTGATGCTGGAGAGCCGAAGATTACGGCTCTCCGGCCGCGCTGATGTTGTGGAGTTCTGCCCGCAGCCCTTTCCGGTCGAGTACAAACGGGGCAAGCGAAAGCCCAACGACTGCGATGTCGTGCAACTCTGTGCGCAGGCACTCTGCCTGGAGGAGATGCTCGGTGTACCCGTTGCCGACGGCGCCATTTTCTACGGAGACCCGCGAAGGTGCATGGATGTGAGCTTCACGGTAGAGCTACGTGCACGCACGGAGGAGCTTGCGGCAGAGATGCATCGGCTCTACACGAACGGCATCACTCCAGAAGCAACGCCGGGAAAACACTGTCGTAACTGCTCGCTCGTCGACGTTTGCCTGCCCAACGCAACCGATCACGTTGCCATTGCAACAACGTGGAAAGCCGCACAACTTCGCGCATTACAAGCTGAGGAATAA
- the cas1c gene encoding type I-C CRISPR-associated endonuclease Cas1c, translated as MRKLLNTLHVMSQGAYLHRDGETVAVKIEQQLKLRVPVHTLEGLVCWGQVLCSPPVLSLCCEKGVGISFLTEQGRFLARVQGPVSGNVLVRRQQYRLCDGGEAALPTVRMIVTAKITNSRLVLLRAARESSDPTTEELLRAAARRLQWIGLDAARAESLDIARGHEGLAGQEYFSVFDYMIGREDEAFRFSGRSRRPPLDRPNALLSFVYALLRHDIESALESVGLDPAVGFLHTDRPGRPSLALDMMEELRAPLADRLVLTMINRRQVQASDFTVQDGGATLLEDDARKQIVAAWQLRKQEEIEHPFLKERVPIGLIPYTQALLLSRYVRGGLDAYPAFLWR; from the coding sequence ATGCGTAAGCTGCTCAATACACTGCACGTCATGAGTCAGGGCGCGTACCTTCATCGCGATGGTGAGACCGTTGCGGTGAAGATTGAACAACAACTAAAGCTTCGCGTTCCCGTGCATACCCTGGAAGGACTTGTGTGCTGGGGACAGGTGCTGTGCTCACCGCCCGTTCTTTCACTCTGTTGCGAGAAAGGCGTTGGCATCTCCTTCCTGACAGAACAGGGACGGTTCCTTGCTCGAGTGCAGGGGCCTGTTTCCGGCAACGTGCTGGTGCGACGCCAACAGTACCGGCTGTGCGACGGAGGCGAAGCGGCGTTACCAACCGTACGCATGATCGTTACCGCAAAGATTACGAACAGCCGTCTGGTACTTCTTCGAGCCGCGCGCGAATCTTCCGATCCCACAACAGAAGAGCTTCTGCGTGCTGCCGCGCGGAGACTGCAGTGGATCGGCCTGGACGCAGCCCGCGCGGAGAGTCTCGATATCGCGCGCGGACACGAGGGGCTGGCGGGGCAGGAGTATTTTTCTGTCTTTGATTACATGATCGGACGCGAGGATGAAGCATTCCGCTTTAGCGGCCGGTCTCGTCGCCCCCCACTTGACCGCCCAAACGCTCTGTTGAGCTTCGTCTACGCCCTGCTGCGGCACGATATCGAATCGGCGCTGGAATCTGTGGGGCTCGACCCGGCCGTTGGATTTCTGCATACAGATCGCCCAGGGCGCCCGAGCCTGGCACTGGACATGATGGAGGAGTTGCGTGCTCCACTGGCTGACCGCTTGGTGCTAACGATGATCAATCGGCGCCAAGTGCAGGCATCTGATTTCACCGTGCAAGATGGCGGAGCTACATTGCTGGAGGACGATGCCCGCAAGCAGATTGTCGCGGCCTGGCAGTTGCGTAAACAGGAAGAGATCGAGCATCCTTTCCTGAAAGAACGCGTACCTATTGGGCTTATTCCTTACACGCAGGCCCTGTTGCTCTCGCGGTACGTTCGCGGTGGGCTGGATGCGTATCCCGCGTTTCTGTGGAGATAA
- the cas2 gene encoding CRISPR-associated endonuclease Cas2 encodes MLVLVSYDVSTRDEAGRRRLRRIARLCEDRGQRVQNSVFECLVDAAQWVRFRASLIAEMHAAEDSLRFYFLGNEWKRRVEHVGTKPSYDPQGPLIL; translated from the coding sequence ATGCTTGTTCTGGTGAGTTACGACGTAAGCACACGGGATGAGGCAGGACGACGACGCCTGCGGCGCATTGCGAGACTGTGCGAAGATCGAGGTCAGAGAGTGCAGAACTCAGTGTTTGAATGTCTCGTCGATGCCGCGCAGTGGGTGAGATTCCGTGCGTCGCTTATTGCGGAAATGCACGCGGCAGAAGACAGTTTGCGCTTCTACTTCCTTGGCAATGAGTGGAAACGCCGGGTTGAACATGTCGGCACCAAGCCCTCGTATGACCCACAGGGCCCACTGATCCTATAG